The sequence GTATCGAGAGCTTGGAGAGCGGAAGACTCGGACTCGCAGCTGCTGAAGCCAGTACGCTCTGCAGGTGTGCAGCCATGGCCTCGATACGCCACCGGTCGAATAGGTCGAGTGCATATTCGATAGTCAGTGTCAGGCCTTCGCCCGATTCGGTGAAGGCCACCGCGAGATCGTAGCGGGCTCGCGTAACCGCGGCTGCAACCGGCTCAACCTCCAGGCCGTCCAGCACGAGTCCGGATCCGGACGTGTCATCGGAAAGGACCTGAACTCCGACCTGGAAAAGTGGATTTCGGCCGGACGCACGGACGGGCTGTACACGAGCCACAACCTGATCGAACGGGACATCCTGGTTGTCATAGACATCCATATTCGATCCGGAAACTCGATCGATCAGCTCGGAAAAGGTCGGGTCACCTGAGAGGTCCGAGCGCAGCACGGCCATATTAATGAATAGACCGACGACCTCCTCAAGCTCTTGTTCCATGCGACCCAATACGGGGATCCCTACAGAAATGTCTTCCTGACCCGTGTAACGACTGAGCACCACGTTCAATGCAGCAGTGACGACCATGAAGAGAGTCGCGTTCTCCTGGCTCGCCAACGCATAGATGCTGCGGACCAAACTGGTTGGCAACTCGACTCTGACAACATCACCCCGCTGACTTGCTACTGCGGGTCGGATCCGGTCACTGGGGAGCTCCAGGGCAGGAAGCCCCGCAAGCGCATTTTCCCAGAACTGTAGCTGCTGTTCCCACGACGCTGACAGGCTGCGCTGCCGCAATACGTGCTCAGCATAGGTGGCACGTGGCTCGGGCAAGGAGGGATCACGACCGCCAATGAGCTGCTGATAAGCAACGCTGAGTTCATGGCTTAACACCCCCGCCGACCAACCGTCAGTGACGATGTGGTGGAAACTCAATGCCAACACGTGCTCGTTATCTGCAAGGCGGATCAAAGAAAACCGATGGAGTGGCCCCGTCTCCAGATCGAAGGGCGTGTCACCTGCTTCTTGCAGCCACTCGTCAAGACGGCGCTGGCATTCATCGGCCGGGAAGTCGCTAAGATCAATCTCCGCAAGGCGAACCTCTGCAATGGGTGAGATCACCTGGTACGGAACGCCGTCGTTGGCATGGAAGGTGGCGCGCAGCTGTGGGTGCCGTGCGACCAAGTAGCTCAGTGCCTTGTTGAGTGCAACCGTGTCCAACTCACCGCGGATTCGGTATGAATTGAGCAGATTGTACGCAGTCTCGCCGCGGTTGAGCTGTGCCAGGAACCACAGTTGGTCTTGCTCGAAGGACAGCCCGAGCCGCTGTCCCGGGGTTTCCTGTTCGGGTATTTTACTCATCTCGCACTACTCCGATTCATGACGATCTGACACCGTTAAGCAAGCGGCAACAACTGCTCCGGCGCTCTCCTTGCACCTCAACCGACGGAGCCAACTCCGAGTTCTCGCGCCGGCGCGGAAATACCTCTGGCCCCGCTTTCAGCCGGAAGTAAAAACCTTCGGCGGCCTGAGCACGGATTCGATCCGCCGTAAACCTTCGGTTAGCGACTGGGGCTCGCGGGCAAAACAGAGACGGAACCCGTTTCCGGACCCAACTGTCTCGCCGGGCATCACCATGACCCCCAGGTCAAGTGCACGCTGAGCGAAGGCCATCGGCGGTTCGCCGGTCATCAACTGGATCCAGGCGAAGGGCGTTCCATGTGGTGGCACAAGCTGTATCGCATCTGAATGACGATCGGCCCACTCGCGCAGCAGCGCCAGACCGCCCGACGTGAGACGCCTGTATTCCTCGATGTACTGAGCACGCTGCTGCAGCACTTCGACAGCAAGGCTCTCGCACAGGACCGAGTTGGAGATGGTGGTGAGATGCTTTCGCTCAATGCAGGCTGACACCAGGTCAGGTGTGCCGAACAGCCAGCCGATGCGTAGGCCCGGAAGACCGTATACCTTCGACAGGCTGGATACCGAGAGAACACGATCGCTGCGGGTGGCGAGAGAAGTCGAGAGGTCGACCGAGTACTCCTCGTCAAGGAGCAGATACCCGTCATGACGCTGAGCCAGTGACACCAGCGCGTCGAGGTCGGCAGCATTGATGCGCTGGCCAGTCGGATTGCACGGTGTACTGGCGACGATCAATCTGAGTTTGGGACCAGCAATTGCTGCAGCTGCCTCGACGTCGACAGTCAGATCTGGCCGAAGGCCAATAACGTCAACATCGGCGCCTAATGAAGACGGCGCCTCCGCATGCTGCTGCCACCCGGGGCTGAAGGTGATGACTTGATCGCCAGGACGGAGCAGGGCGCTGTACACGAGGTAGAGTGCTTCCTGGGCTCCATGAGTGATCAATGTCGAGTTGAGCTCGCCGCTGTACAACCGAGCCACCATCTCGCGCAAGCGCTCGGTGCCCCGGTCGTGCCCGTAGTCGAGCACGAGGCCATCGTGGACCTTCAAACCCGCCAGGGTTCCACACTGCACGTTGCTGTCGCCTAAGTCGATATCGAACCGGCCTGCAGCATCTTCGAACACCCAACGCCGCATGGGGTACGCAGCTGACCGATTGGCCGTGTCGACCGGTAGAGAGGTCATCGGTGGCTCCTCTGCGGAACGGAGGGGACACGGGCCCCGAGCCGTTCCCGAAGCGTGGGGCCGAAGGAGCCTTCCGCAATGCGCTCCGCAGGACCGGTCGTGTTGATGTGTCCGCCATCGCTGACCTGGATCTCCAGTTCGCCACCGGGCATCCGCACCGTCGGCTCAGGGTCAACAAGAGCAGGGCAGCTCAGCCGAGCGGATATCTCCTCGAACAGTCCCTGGTAGGTACTGACTGGTTCTGGGCTGAGGACGGAAGGATGCAGGGTAGACAAAATATGCTCCTCTGAATTAGATATTCACCCACCGTCCGCAAACCATCGATCCGAGTGGGCTGCACGACACTTCTAAGGCCTCTTAGCTTGGCGAGTCGAAGTTCAAAGGAACCTCTGTCAGCCAGTCTTTGTGTCTCGCGGACTCACCACGGACGACTTCGGCATAGGTCTCTTCCAGCCGAGAGGCGACCGGCCCCATGATGCCTTCGCCAACTCGGAGCCCATCCACACTCGTGATAGGCAGGATTTCCCACGCGGTACCGAGGAAGAAAACCTCGTCGGCAAGGTACAATTCAGTGCGGTCCACCTCCCTCTCCTCGACCGTGATGTCTGCCTCACGCAGCAAAGTGATCGCACTTTCACGAGTGACGCTTTCCAGAACGCCACTTGTGATGGATGGAGTGATGACAACTCCATCACGAACTAGTGCGACACAGGCTCCAGGCCCCTCACTCACCTTGCCTCGCTCATTGAGGAGGATCGGCCAGTCATGGCCGTTCTCACGCGCCTCCAGCACAGCCAGCCGACCATTGTGGTAGTTCGAAAATGCCTTGGCTCGGGGTGGCATCGTGGTTTCGTTAATTCGCGCCCAGGAACCAAATGCAGCGCGACAGCCGCGAGCTGCGAAGAGATTACTGCTCATCCGCCAGGTATCGATTACCACCTCGCAGTTCACATCGGCTGGTACCAGCATCTCCCGTAGTGGGTCACCAGGGAACGCCCAGGGCCGGATGTAGACGTCCTCACGATATCTATTGAGAAGCAGGAGCTCCAATACAGCTTCACGTAATTCTGCAAACGAGTACGGGAGACGTAACCGGCAGAGACGCGCTGAGGCAAAGAGCCGGTTTAAGTGCTCATCCAACCGGAACACGAAAAGTCTCTGCCTATCGGCAGAGAGGTACGCCCTGAGACCCTCGAAGACAGCCGAAACTGATGAATGACCAACCGCTCTCACATGAACCGTGGCATTGTCCCACGCTATGTTCTCGCCGCTGCGCCAGATCCATTCGGGATGCCGGTCAGGAGCGCCGGCACAATCTTCATCCGGCTGTTTCAAAGGCTCGGTGTCATTGAGTTCCTTCGTCATGGGTGCATGGCCATCCTGTGCTATAGGTGCGTGGTCAACTTACAGAATCCCGCCGCCAGTTGCCCGCGGCAGAAGTCTTACCTGCCGAACCGTTGGGCCTTGGGGAGTTACGTGTTCGGTGATCCAGGCCCGAAGCTGTCTGGACTTTTCTTGAAGTCCACAGCACATCACTTGGTGGAACGCCAATCTCGGCGCATCATTCAGTAAGAAAACTCAGACGTCTGCAGAATGAAAGACGGTCCCGACTCCGACGGAAGCGCTAGTCCCCAGATTGATGATTGCATCCTCGCCGGCTGGAATTCCTCGGATCTGAGATCCGGCATATCCATCCGGAGTGATAAACACGCCCCAGACCGCATCCCAATTCTGGATGCGACGAGACTCGGGATTCACGACGGGCTCGTTTCGGGGAATCACCCTACGCTGCACGATGTACCCGTCTTTGGACGCCGACGAGAGCGCTTCTTTCCAATCAGCAGCAGTGGATTCCCATCCTGCTACGATGCCATCCCCACTGTAGCCAACATGCGGCTTCAGAATGAGATGCTCTCGGTTGTCCTTGCAGTAGTCAATGAGATCGACCAACCCTTCGCTACTTTCTGTAGGGCCCGCCACAAGGGTCCGGGTCCAGGGCAGTATTCGATCTATAACGTCCTTTTCTGTGGATGAAAATGCGTGACGCCACCGCGGGTCAGATAACAGCGCCAGACATCCTTTATTTGCGACGAGCCCGCTCTGCATCTTCGTCCAAAGAATTACCTTGCCGTCCTCATGGGCACGGAAGATCGGTTCAACAGCGCGATCGCCAGCGGGGTCCGCAAGCACCTCGTCGATGTCGAAGCACCGCAATATGACGTCGATCGGTTTGCCCTGGAGAAATAGCCGCCCGCCCTGGCTACGTACCTGGCTCACCTCGCCCAGCACGACGTCCAGCCCGAAGCGGCGCATCATTTCTTGGTATGAACGGTATACCGAGAGATATGGGTTCAGGCCGCCGTTGGTTTCAACGAAGGCAACTACCGGATCCGCGCCACCTGTTAAAGGTTGCGATACCCTTCGCAGAATTTTCGCAATCCGCTCGCCAGTATGAATGTAGTCGAGCTGGAATTCCTCGGCGAATTCACGAAAAGCTTTCACCTGCAACAGCAGCCGGGAGATCTCGGCCCGGTCTATCCCGCCCAATGCGCTGTCCACATTGTATTCAAGAAGCTTGAAAGAGCTTCCATCGTGATAGAGATCGGCGCGTCCGTACATCTCAGGCAAGCCGGTTAATCGGCGCATCAACCCGGCACGTCGGGGGTCGATGCCGAGAGCTGCACAGTACGCTGTGGTGTCGCCGTCGAAGAGTCGCTCAGGGAGCGAGGACATGAGCCCAAAGAGATCAACGAGGTCAGCAGCACAGCGCTGAATTTCGGTCTCGTCGACAAAGAAAGGACGGGGAATCAGGCGACCGGCGCAAGCGGCCGATAATACTGGCGGGATGTCGATGCTCTGCATAACATCAAGTAATCCCGAGTTACCGTCTAGACAACGTTGTAAATATCCGTCAGTGGCACGATCGTTCATCAAGATCAGCTCTTTTGCGGTCTACTCTGCGCTAGTCACAGTCGCTTATCTGCAGGGATACCCAGAACGAAATTGGACATATCTCTTGCCTCACGTCCAGACACCGCGCACCCACCGCGTCTGGAGTTTGACCCTAATCGCTGACTGTCTATACCTGACAGTCATTCATGACACCCGGAAGCTCTATTATCCTGCCATGTACCGCCTTGGATGGCAAGGAATATTGTCGATACGACACACGACTGAGCATTTAACGCAAGTTGAGCACATAGCGACATGTTGTCCATTTTGTGATCATCCGGGTGGCATCCGCTTTGGTGAGATTGGCACCTGAGTCTGGAGCAGCAGTGCATGGCTTTCGCCAGGTGCGACGCCGGCACTTGTCTCAGCTTGGCTTTAACTCAATGCCACTGCCTTGGGGCCGGCAGTGCGACTGCCTCCATGCCCTGAAGGTTTCAGCTGGCCAGCGGGATAACCGCGGTGATCGTGGGCGTCGAGTTGCCGGCATGGGTGGCGTTTTTCCGCCACTGCGCCGGACTGCTTGTCGTGCAGCGGCTTCGTTGCGCCGCTCAGGGGCCGGCAACCGCGACGGTGTACGACTACCTGGTGCGCGAGGATCCGCAGTCCGGTGCAGGCCGCCGACTGCACGCACATTCCCTGGAACACCACCCCGGGTCCCTTGCGAGGCAGGGCCGTCAGGGTGCTCTCAGTCAATCCCCTCGCTGATGCCTTTCCATCTGACTGCAGAGCCGTGGTGTGGGAGCCGGCGACTCTACGGAACGACAAAACTCCAGACAGTGGGTTCTCGACCGCCATCCCCCATGCTGCTGCCGGGCACCTCGCGTGCTTATCCACCCATCGGCCGATGTGCTCAACCGCAGCCTGCGGCATCCGGTCTGGGCAGCTCGTCGTCCTGCTGGGGCGGATCAGAGCCCGGCAGAGGCGCTCGCCGAATGAATTCCCGCCAGTGGCAATCACTCGCCAGTCTGCACGCGGAGCACGACACCGTACTGGTCAGCCCGCCACTATCTGCGCTCCGTCGTCAGCCGCCGACCGGGAAGCGGGCTCTCAAGTCGCCTGCTTTCAAGCTCTGATGACGCAACGGATCGCCGAACTCTATCCCGTGAGGCCGAACCCGATACTCACCAACTTGTGCACCATCGCCAGCGTGGCACGACCCATGACGCACCCCCTCCGCAGCGCCCACCTCGCCGACGAGACGGTCGTCGGGCCGAAGATGATCGTCAGGTTCGACGACGGCCTGGCCGGCGCAGCTACCGCGTCTCCAACCAGCTGCGAGTCACAGAGCCCCGGGCCCTACTTCGCCCCCCGGTAGTCATGCCCGACGTCATCAGGCGTCATATCCGGTCAACGGCATACCTGATCATCCGGACACGTCACCGCAGCGCCAGTTCTTCGCACCTCGACCGAGCACACGAGCCCTCTTCTACCTCGCCGATGTCGAGCCGGCGCATCCTTCGCGATGCTCCGCGGCGGGCCCTCTGCCACCCCCAACGCCACCTCGGCATCCTGGCGAAGCCCAAAAGGAAGCAGTGGCGATGCACCGCTACGACGTTAGCTTGGCACGCGGTCCAGTGTGGCAAAGCAACTCGTTCGACAAGATCGAGCTTCCGCTGGTTTATTGGTGTCACGCCCTGGCGATGCTTCCAGCTGTGCTGGTGCTGTAGTTCTGGCCGGACGCCGGGACCGATGTGGCTCACGATGCACCCGATCACCACCCAACGTGAGCAGTCGATCAAGCCGGCGACCGGCCTGCTTCCTCGGCCCTGTC is a genomic window of Streptomyces sp. Edi2 containing:
- a CDS encoding branched-chain amino acid transaminase — protein: MTKELNDTEPLKQPDEDCAGAPDRHPEWIWRSGENIAWDNATVHVRAVGHSSVSAVFEGLRAYLSADRQRLFVFRLDEHLNRLFASARLCRLRLPYSFAELREAVLELLLLNRYREDVYIRPWAFPGDPLREMLVPADVNCEVVIDTWRMSSNLFAARGCRAAFGSWARINETTMPPRAKAFSNYHNGRLAVLEARENGHDWPILLNERGKVSEGPGACVALVRDGVVITPSITSGVLESVTRESAITLLREADITVEEREVDRTELYLADEVFFLGTAWEILPITSVDGLRVGEGIMGPVASRLEETYAEVVRGESARHKDWLTEVPLNFDSPS
- a CDS encoding aminotransferase class I/II-fold pyridoxal phosphate-dependent enzyme — encoded protein: MTSLPVDTANRSAAYPMRRWVFEDAAGRFDIDLGDSNVQCGTLAGLKVHDGLVLDYGHDRGTERLREMVARLYSGELNSTLITHGAQEALYLVYSALLRPGDQVITFSPGWQQHAEAPSSLGADVDVIGLRPDLTVDVEAAAAIAGPKLRLIVASTPCNPTGQRINAADLDALVSLAQRHDGYLLLDEEYSVDLSTSLATRSDRVLSVSSLSKVYGLPGLRIGWLFGTPDLVSACIERKHLTTISNSVLCESLAVEVLQQRAQYIEEYRRLTSGGLALLREWADRHSDAIQLVPPHGTPFAWIQLMTGEPPMAFAQRALDLGVMVMPGETVGSGNGFRLCFAREPQSLTEGLRRIESVLRPPKVFTSG